The Triticum aestivum cultivar Chinese Spring chromosome 5A, IWGSC CS RefSeq v2.1, whole genome shotgun sequence genomic sequence ACGGTCCACACCTTCATCGCCCTCGCGGCCGCGTAGCCGGCGACGTACTCGGGCTCCATCTCCACGAAGGTGTTCATGACGACGCCGTCGGCCTCGGCCCGCGCGCGCTCCACGTCGTCGGCGAACTTCTCCCACCCGGGCCAGCCCCGGAAGAAGCCGGGGGCCTGCGCCCTCGTCACCTCGAACCGCTTCTCCAGCCCCGGCACGACGACCGGGTGGTTGTAGTCGAGCACGCCGTCGTAGGCGTTGAACCTCTCGACGTTGTGCTGGCAGAGGACGCAGAAGGCGCACATGCTGAAGAAGCTGAGCCGGGGGACGCCGAGGCTGGCCGCGAGCTCCACGGTCCACGGGTGGCAGAAGTCGGACACGATGCATGTCGGTGGCCGGGGCGCGCGGTCGCGGAGGTGGGCCTTGATCGGCCCCCGGAGGAGCGCGACGGCGGAGAAGTAGGCCAGCATGTACTCCGGGGGGAGGTTGTCCATGTTGTCCGCCCCGCCTGGAACCCCGTCGGGCAGGCCGACCGCGGCGTAGTCGAGCGGGAAGTCGACGAGGCTGACTGGCAGGCCGGAGCGCCGGGCGGATTCGACGGTGGGGCGCACCCGCGCCGCCGtggacggcgtggcgacgatggTGCAGAGCGCGCCTTGAGTGGCCAGCAGCAGCGCGGTGTCGACGGCAGGGATGATGTGCCCCTGGGCCATTAGCGGGACGAACACgaagtgcgccgccgccgcctccgccttcaCTTCTTCATCGGTCGACATCGTGGGCTCCTGGCTCAGAGGATCCGATGAGAGGCTGAGGAGGCTAGCTAGCAGAGTCAGCGAGTGATTTAAAGAACGTCGACAGATCCAAGCCGGCAGAGGCCGCGTCTTTGTGTTGATTGGTGGCGTCGACACCCAAGCCGGcagaggccggccggccggcgtcGTCGGTGCGTGGCGTCAGGATTGACGCACCGTAGAGGATGCGAACATCAGTACATAGCGTCAGGATTGACGCACCTTGAGAATGCGGAGCCTAATATCCAAGATTAGATGCTGATCTTACTCGGCCGTAGTTTGGTTTTTGTCCTGTCACTGACAATGTAGAGATGCCCGCATGTGCTACCAACGGCACATCGAGATCTGCGCTCTGCAGAGTCATTTGACTAAGATCGCTAATCGGGTACAGTATTTTCTTTAAAGAAACGCTTTCATTAGATAGGAGGTGCATTACAATCACCTTGGCATACATAGTGGGAGTAAATTAGACTAGCAAGCGCGTCACCAACTTCGACCCTCAAAGCGTCCCGACTGTGTTCCGTCATCCAACACGATACTATATCGGTCCGTTCAGCTGTGCGGATACAATTTTTCGCACAAACCGGAAACAAAATGGAGGGTTTTGTGCGTGTCCGGACTGCTGCCATTTTCGTTCCTGATTGCCCTAGCCCACCCCACCCTTCTCCCCCGCACGCTTCTCGTCTGAAATGGCTAGCGCCGCTCTAGAGCGtcagtgctgcattcatgcccggtCTGATCAGACGCGATCTATCACTCTTGTCGgtattgaagcggcacgccggtcAAGAGAGCGCCGCCCCGTgctgcttcctggtgcacgcgaccgCTCCGCGTTCAAACAGTTAGAAGTATAATTGTGTAGAGATAAGACACCACGGCGGTTCGTCGCGCTACATCAATGATATGCGATTGCCGAGtaacctactccggcgccacccGCCCATCCATCTGCAGCCCACCATTGCCATCCACCCGCTATATAAACTCCAGCCCTGGCCTTAGCCGCAGTATGTcatcctcctcttgtccctttgacATCTTCGCACCACGCCCACCTTGGCCTCCTCGTGCTCCAAAGCCCTCTGAGACAACCTCTCGCCCGACCAAAAGAGGAGATAGCCGCCATTGCTGCCGGCCGATAGGCCGACAGGCAGACAAAGGCCGACGACCTCCTAATGGAGGGTGCGACCGAGGATGAGCCGATGCCACCCTCCTCATCGGTGCATGCCGACATCACCATCGACGAGGCCCGTGCCCAGTAtatggacatggtgcgggaggagTGGGAGGCCATGTTCCGGGAGACGCAGGCCGACCATGCCAACAACCTTCATCTCCTCGACGAGCACATGCAGGCAGAGGAGCAACTCGCCGCCGGCATGGCCATCGCGCCAAACGCGGACATGGCGGAGTAGGCGGTGCTGCTCGATTCCTACAGCTCCGCCGGTGACATCCGCCGCAACCGCTGGCGGTATCGCCAATATCAGGTAGAATTACAGGCCGCctacaagcactagtagaaaaatgcccatttgtcccggttctagaggcccatttgtcccggttccggaaccgggactaaagggtcggtactaaagcccattacctttagtcccggttcgcctatgaaccgggacagatggggatccatgtggccgctgcggcttgcTCGGGCAGgaggaccttttgtcccggttggtagctccaaccaggaccaaaaagcatccacgcgtcggcagttcaggggctgggtttttttgaagggggggagggggggggggggttgggggtttggggggtggggtggggttgtagggttaatttaggggtttcatatattgtgttagctagctaacagagagaagtgtcctctcttatctccgtgcttcgtcgatgctacgtactataggtatagagaggactcgacacgctagctagttagcaaatgaaggaaaccattaagtatagaagatcgtcatgaacatatacagagagaagtgatcgacctctccttctctgagagattggtcgaacaacaagttttcatatatctatccgacgctactgg encodes the following:
- the LOC123104003 gene encoding UDP-glycosyltransferase 73C12-like; the protein is MSTDEEVKAEAAAAHFVFVPLMAQGHIIPAVDTALLLATQGALCTIVATPSTAARVRPTVESARRSGLPVSLVDFPLDYAAVGLPDGVPGGADNMDNLPPEYMLAYFSAVALLRGPIKAHLRDRAPRPPTCIVSDFCHPWTVELAASLGVPRLSFFSMCAFCVLCQHNVERFNAYDGVLDYNHPVVVPGLEKRFEVTRAQAPGFFRGWPGWEKFADDVERARAEADGVVMNTFVEMEPEYVAGYAAARAMKVWTVGPVSLYHQHAATLAARGNTAAIDTDDCVRWLDDREPGSVVYVSFGSIAHADPKQISELGLGLEASGYPFIWVVKDAGRHDEAALAFLRELEERVAGRGLLVWGWAPQALILSHRAAGAFVTHCGWNSTLEAVAAGLPVVTWPHFTDQFLNEKMAVEVLGIGVSVGVKEPVMYRMDEKDIVVGRETVEAAVRSAMDGGEDGEERRCKARALAVKARAAMREGGSSHANIRDLAKSFQVGATQDTPE